The Diceros bicornis minor isolate mBicDic1 chromosome 15, mDicBic1.mat.cur, whole genome shotgun sequence genome has a window encoding:
- the NCBP2 gene encoding nuclear cap-binding protein subunit 2 isoform X2 produces MGLDKMKKTACGFCFVEYYSRADAENAMRYINGTRLDDRIIRTDWDAGFKEGRQYGRGRSGGQVRDEYRQDYDAGRGGYGKLAQNQ; encoded by the exons ATGGGCctggataaaatgaaaaaaacagcaTGTGGATTCTGCTTTGTGGA ATACTATTCAAGAGCAGATGCAGAAAATGCCATGCGGTACATAAATGGAACTCGTCTGGATGACCGGATCATTCGCACAGACTGGGACGCGGGCTTTAAGGAGGGCAGGCAGTATGGCCGTGGGCGATCTGGGGGCCAG GTACGAGATGAGTATCGGCAGGACTATGATGCTGGGAGAGGAGGCTATGGAAAACTGGCCCAAAACCAGTGA
- the NCBP2 gene encoding nuclear cap-binding protein subunit 2 isoform X1: MSGGLLKALRSDSYVELSQYRDQHFRGDNEEQEKLLKKSCTLYVGNLSFYTTEEQIYELFSKSGDIKKIIMGLDKMKKTACGFCFVEYYSRADAENAMRYINGTRLDDRIIRTDWDAGFKEGRQYGRGRSGGQVRDEYRQDYDAGRGGYGKLAQNQ; the protein is encoded by the exons ATGTCCGGCGGCCTCCTGAAGGCGCTGCGCAGCGACTCGTACGTGGAGCTGAGCCAGTACCGGGACCAGCACTTCCGG GGTGACAATGAAGAACAGGAAAAATTACTGAAGAAAAGCTGTACATTGTATGTTGGAAATCTTTCCTTTTACACAACTGAAGAACAAATCTATGAACTCTTCAGCAAAAGTGGTGACATAAAGAAAATCATTATGGGCctggataaaatgaaaaaaacagcaTGTGGATTCTGCTTTGTGGA ATACTATTCAAGAGCAGATGCAGAAAATGCCATGCGGTACATAAATGGAACTCGTCTGGATGACCGGATCATTCGCACAGACTGGGACGCGGGCTTTAAGGAGGGCAGGCAGTATGGCCGTGGGCGATCTGGGGGCCAG GTACGAGATGAGTATCGGCAGGACTATGATGCTGGGAGAGGAGGCTATGGAAAACTGGCCCAAAACCAGTGA
- the NCBP2AS2 gene encoding protein NCBP2AS2: MVLRRLLGALLHSQQLVERLSESRPIRRAAQLTAFALLQAQLRGQDAARRLRRLAAGPAGSLGRRAARFKDTFTQELRRGLRERPGPPPGSRRGPGANP, encoded by the coding sequence ATGGTTCTTCGGCGGCTGCTGGGCGCCCTGCTGCACAGCCAGCAGCTGGTGGAGCGTCTGTCCGAGTCGCGGCCGATCCGGCGCGCGGCGCAGCTCACGGCCTTCGCACTGCTGCAGGCCCAGCTGCGCGGCCAGGACGCGGCCCGGCGCCTGCGACGCCTCGCGGCTGGGCCCGCGGGCTCCCTGGGCCGCCGGGCTGCCCGCTTCAAAGACACCTTCACTCAGGAGCTACGCCGCGGCCTCCGGGAACGCCCGGGGCCACCACCAGGTAGCCGGCGGGGCCCGGGCGCAAACCCCTGA
- the PIGZ gene encoding GPI mannosyltransferase 4 → MKMAARVLWGSLSLLRLGWCLLPQTGYVHPDEFFQSPEVMAEDILGIEAARPWEFHPNSSCRTVVFPLLTSGSAFWMLKLWEEWGPWPGPLSGYMLLVGPRLLLTALSFALDAAVYHLSPLWGAERWNALVLLSGSYVTLVFYTRTFSNAIEGLLFAWLLVLVSHRVAWSPTPKKPALGPWWHSWLLGGIVAAGFFNRPTFLAFALVPLFLWGICGATNPGFKSLTQEALVLLPGAALTAAVFVAVDSWYFSSPSRSSTLVLTPANFLLYNLDPQNLARHGTHMRLTHLVVNGFLLFGVLHAWALRAAWQELQAFPQAFAQRGFLRALDARSLLSSPRSPLLLLYFMPLALLSAFSHQEARFLIPLLVPLVLLCSSQTQPGPCKNTLVLFNALGALFFGCLHQGGLVPGLEHLERVVHAPVLPSIPTHYTLLFTHTYMPPRHLLYLPGLGSPVEVVDMAGTKDRVLCQALDNFTRQPACQVAGGPWLCRLFVVTPGTTRPAVEKCSFPLKSETLLFPHLTLEDPPALSSLLSGAWRDHLSLHILELGEKPDNMTEKPLPKIQP, encoded by the coding sequence AGGACATCCTGGGCATAGAGGCTGCACGGCCCTGGGAGTTCCACCCCAACAGCTCCTGCCGCACCGTGGTCTTCCCCCTGCTGACCTCGGGCTCTGCCTTCTGGATGCTCAAGCTCTGGGAAGAGTGGGGGCCGTGGCCTGGCCCACTGAGTGGCTACATGCTGCTGGTGGGGCCCCGACTCCTCCTCACTGCCCTCTCCTTTGCCCTGGACGCGGCTGTGTACCACTTGTCCCCTCTGTGGGGGGCAGAGCGCTGGAACGCCCTGGTCCTGCTGTCTGGTTCCTACGTCACCCTGGTCTTCTACACAAGGACCTTCTCCAACGCCATCGAGGGACTGCTCTTTGCGTGGCTGCTGGTGCTGGTATCCCACCGTGTGGCTTGGAGCCCCACACCCAAGAAGCCTGCTCTAGGCCCGTGGTGGCACAGCTGGCTCCTTGGAGGCATCGTGGCTGCTGGCTTCTTCAACCGGCCCACCTTTCTGGCCTTCGCTCTGGTCCCCCTCTTCCTCTGGGGCATTTGTGGAGCCACGAACCCTGGCTTCAAGTCACTGACCCAGGAAGCCCTGGTGCTGCTCCCAGGGGCGGCCCTCACAGCAGCAGTGTTTGTGGCCGTGGACAGCTGGTACTTCTCCAGTCCATCTAGATCCAGTACCCTTGTCCTCACACCTGCCAACTTCTTGCTCTATAACCTGGATCCTCAAAACCTGGCGAGGCACGGCACACACATGCGGCTCACTCACCTGGTGGTCAACGGCTTCCTGCTCTTCGGCGTGCTGCATGCCTGGGCCCTGCGTGCTGCGTGGCAAGAGCTGCAAGCCTTCCCCCAGGCCTTTGCACAAAGGGGCTTCCTGAGGGCGCTGGACGCCCGGAGCCTGCTTTCCAGCCCCAGGTCTCCCCTCCTGCTCCTCTACTTCATGCCCCTGGCCCTGCTGTCTGCCTTTAGCCACCAGGAGGCTCGGTTCCTGATCCCCCTTCTTGTCCCCCTAGTCCTGCTTTGTAGTTCACAGACCCAGCCTGGGCCCTGCAAGAACACCCTGGTCCTCTTCAATGCCCTGGGGGCCCTCTTCTTCGGCTGCCTGCACCAGGGGGGCCTAGTGCCTGGCCTGGAGCACCTGGAGCGGGTGGTCCACGCGCCTGTGCTCCCAAGCATACCCACCCACTACACACTCCTCTTCACCCACACCTACATGCCCCCCCGGCACCTCCTATACCTCCCAGGCCTGGGGTCACCCGTGGAGGTGGTGGACATGGCTGGGACTAAGGACCGGGTCCTGTGCCAAGCGCTGGACAACTTCACCAGACAACCAGCCTGCCAGGTGGCCGGTGGGCCATGGCTCTGCCGCCTTTTTGTGGTGACCCCTGGCACCACCAGGCCTGCCGTGGAgaagtgcagcttccccctcaAGAGTGAGACACTCCTGTTTCCCCACTTGACCCTGGAGGACCCCCCAGCCCTGTCCTCCCTGCTGAGTGGGGCTTGGAGGGACCATCTCAGCCTTCACATCTTGGAGCTGGGGGAGAAGCCTGACAATATGACAGAAAAGCCACTGCCCAAGATTCAGCCATAG